A single genomic interval of Metasolibacillus fluoroglycofenilyticus harbors:
- a CDS encoding amino acid ABC transporter permease yields MDFINIAFLIDTFWVALSGVPIALLVTIVSLILAIPLAFLLAMSRIYEVPIINRLTKIYVSFVRGTPVIIQIFVLYSSIPLILAGLFEKYNINYSIYDVNPLWYALIIFTFNTAAVLTEVFRSALQTVPKGQLEAAHSVGLTTAQAYWRIVIPQSLVAALPNLCTATINLIKATSLGYAISLQEITLKAKVAANVGYNYLEAYIDIFIVYLILCMTVEYLFKRYERYLSRYKMNLQS; encoded by the coding sequence ATGGATTTTATTAATATAGCATTTTTAATAGATACCTTTTGGGTTGCGCTTAGCGGTGTGCCAATTGCGTTATTGGTAACGATTGTATCGCTTATATTAGCAATACCTTTAGCTTTTCTACTTGCCATGTCGCGTATTTATGAAGTGCCGATTATTAACCGCTTAACAAAAATTTATGTGTCTTTTGTGCGTGGCACGCCAGTAATTATTCAAATTTTTGTGCTCTACAGCAGCATCCCACTCATTTTAGCAGGTCTATTTGAAAAATATAATATCAATTACTCCATTTATGATGTGAATCCATTATGGTATGCCCTTATTATATTTACGTTTAATACAGCCGCAGTTTTAACTGAGGTGTTCCGCTCTGCATTGCAAACTGTTCCTAAAGGGCAGCTAGAGGCGGCGCATTCTGTTGGCTTGACAACGGCACAGGCTTACTGGCGTATTGTCATCCCACAATCATTAGTAGCGGCGCTACCTAATTTATGTACTGCAACGATTAATTTGATTAAGGCGACATCGCTCGGCTATGCCATCTCATTACAGGAAATTACGTTGAAGGCGAAGGTTGCTGCGAATGTTGGCTACAATTATTTAGAGGCATATATTGATATTTTCATCGTTTATTTAATTTTATGTATGACGGTAGAATATTTATTTAAACGCTATGAACGCTATTTAAGCCGCTATAAAATGAATCTTCAAAGCTAG
- a CDS encoding amino acid ABC transporter ATP-binding protein yields the protein MLQITNIHKSFGHNEILKGVDLTVSKGDVVVILGPSGSGKTTLLRCINFLERADKGTASFGEITVDLKNASKKEVLAVRKKTAFVFQNYNLFHNKTALENVAEGLIIGRKMNKEKAYGLAKEALDQVGLTHKYDAYPSQLSGGQQQRVGIARAIVLSPDVILFDEPTSALDPELVGEVLEVMKTIAKSGTTMIVVTHEMSFARDVASHVIFMDGGQIVEEGSAHEIFVQPKEERTKQFLRRVLPEEYNYHI from the coding sequence GTGCTACAAATTACAAATATTCATAAATCATTCGGGCATAATGAGATTTTAAAGGGTGTTGATTTAACCGTTTCGAAAGGGGATGTTGTTGTTATTTTAGGTCCCAGTGGTTCAGGTAAAACAACATTGCTGCGCTGTATTAATTTTTTGGAGCGTGCGGATAAAGGAACGGCGAGCTTTGGTGAAATAACAGTTGATTTAAAAAATGCCTCTAAAAAGGAAGTGCTTGCTGTACGTAAAAAAACCGCCTTTGTATTTCAAAATTATAATTTATTTCATAATAAAACGGCACTGGAAAATGTCGCAGAAGGCTTAATTATAGGTAGGAAAATGAATAAGGAGAAAGCGTATGGACTTGCGAAAGAGGCACTCGATCAAGTAGGTTTGACGCATAAATATGATGCCTACCCAAGTCAATTATCTGGTGGTCAGCAGCAGCGGGTTGGTATAGCCCGAGCTATTGTATTATCGCCTGATGTAATTTTATTTGATGAGCCGACATCAGCGCTTGACCCCGAGCTTGTAGGGGAAGTTTTAGAGGTCATGAAAACAATCGCGAAGTCTGGCACAACGATGATTGTCGTCACACATGAAATGTCATTTGCGCGAGATGTAGCAAGCCATGTCATTTTTATGGATGGAGGTCAAATTGTTGAGGAAGGCTCCGCGCATGAGATTTTTGTACAACCAAAAGAGGAGCGCACAAAGCAGTTTTTACGTCGCGTACTACCTGAAGAGTATAACTACCATATTTAG
- a CDS encoding ABC transporter substrate-binding protein, which translates to MKKFWSIIMTMLLATGLLAACGQDDNNEPQTQGEQQTEVQQETDELAAAFPATVTDALGREVTLERAPEKIISLTPSNTEILFALNLENEVVGVNDIDDYPPAVAEKERVGSMEYNVEKIVSLQPDIVFAHESSMFAVEPALEQLEAAGVTVFVVKNAATFEETYMTMEQIGTLTGKVEEAEKMVESIKTKLADIQAKVEGQEEKSAFVVVGMTPDIYAVGQNTFMDEMLKAINIKNVVEADEWPMYSPEDFVASNPSTIIVTYAEDVDAVLNNPAFAEMDAVKNGAVYTVDGSMTSRQGPRIADGVESIAKAMYPEIFK; encoded by the coding sequence GTGAAAAAGTTTTGGTCAATTATAATGACGATGTTGTTAGCAACAGGCTTGCTTGCAGCGTGTGGACAGGATGACAATAACGAGCCACAAACGCAAGGTGAGCAGCAAACAGAAGTACAGCAAGAAACGGACGAGCTCGCCGCAGCCTTTCCTGCGACAGTAACAGATGCTTTAGGCAGAGAGGTTACGCTTGAGCGTGCACCAGAAAAAATCATCTCTTTAACACCATCAAATACAGAAATTTTATTTGCTTTAAATTTAGAAAATGAGGTTGTTGGCGTCAACGATATTGATGATTATCCACCAGCAGTAGCTGAAAAAGAAAGAGTCGGTAGCATGGAATACAATGTTGAAAAAATCGTCTCCTTACAGCCCGATATTGTTTTTGCACATGAATCAAGCATGTTCGCAGTTGAGCCAGCATTAGAGCAATTAGAAGCAGCGGGCGTAACGGTGTTCGTCGTTAAAAATGCGGCAACATTTGAAGAAACATATATGACAATGGAACAAATCGGTACTTTAACAGGTAAAGTAGAAGAAGCAGAGAAAATGGTGGAATCTATTAAAACGAAGCTAGCTGATATACAGGCAAAAGTGGAAGGACAAGAAGAAAAATCAGCTTTCGTTGTTGTTGGTATGACACCAGATATTTATGCAGTTGGTCAAAACACATTTATGGATGAGATGCTAAAAGCAATCAATATTAAAAACGTTGTTGAAGCGGATGAATGGCCAATGTATAGTCCAGAGGATTTTGTTGCAAGCAATCCAAGCACAATTATCGTGACATACGCAGAAGATGTGGACGCAGTTTTAAATAACCCAGCATTTGCTGAAATGGATGCGGTGAAAAACGGCGCAGTTTACACTGTAGATGGCAGTATGACAAGCCGTCAAGGTCCTCGCATTGCGGATGGGGTAGAATCAATTGCAAAGGCAATGTATCCAGAAATTTTTAAATAA
- a CDS encoding FecCD family ABC transporter permease: MSQNKKAVIAYVISIALLLISIWLGVAVGSVNIPLSTLWDREADPTAYSILWNIRMPRVMLAALVGASLAIAGAAFQGLLKNPLADPYTLGISSGASVGAVATIYFSVSLPMLGVFTLPIFSMLGAAITMIIVMTFARLVDRTMKMETLILTGVIFSSFLGSCISLMIALTGEQLRMIMGWLLGSVSMRGWPYVQMIIPFVIIGVLLIWLNRRELNAMVYGEERAKHLGVDVKRSKYIILAGGSILTGAAVAVSGTIGFVGLVVPHMVRMLVGADHRLLLILSLINGASLLVICDLVSRTIIAPTELPIGVITAFIGAPIFAYIFYKQRRKGGA, from the coding sequence TTGAGTCAAAATAAAAAGGCAGTAATTGCATATGTCATATCAATTGCATTACTACTCATAAGTATATGGTTAGGAGTTGCGGTAGGTTCAGTGAACATACCGCTATCTACTTTATGGGATAGAGAGGCTGACCCAACCGCCTACAGTATTTTATGGAATATTCGAATGCCTAGAGTAATGCTTGCTGCGCTCGTTGGTGCGTCGCTGGCGATAGCGGGGGCAGCATTTCAAGGTTTATTAAAAAACCCACTCGCTGATCCATATACGCTCGGTATCTCGTCAGGGGCCTCTGTCGGTGCAGTGGCAACTATTTATTTTTCAGTATCGCTTCCGATGCTTGGCGTTTTCACATTGCCGATTTTTAGTATGCTTGGCGCAGCGATAACAATGATAATTGTGATGACTTTTGCGCGCCTTGTTGACCGAACGATGAAAATGGAGACATTAATATTAACTGGGGTTATTTTTAGCTCTTTTTTAGGTTCCTGTATTTCTTTAATGATTGCGTTGACAGGGGAGCAGCTACGAATGATTATGGGCTGGCTACTTGGTAGCGTTTCGATGCGCGGCTGGCCATATGTGCAAATGATTATCCCGTTCGTTATTATCGGTGTACTTTTAATTTGGTTAAACCGTCGTGAGTTGAATGCGATGGTTTACGGAGAAGAGCGTGCAAAGCATTTAGGCGTTGATGTGAAGCGCAGTAAATATATTATTTTAGCTGGTGGTTCTATACTGACAGGTGCTGCGGTTGCCGTCTCTGGTACGATTGGTTTCGTTGGGCTTGTCGTGCCACATATGGTGCGCATGCTTGTCGGCGCAGACCACCGTTTGCTGCTAATTTTATCGCTCATTAATGGCGCAAGCCTTCTCGTGATTTGCGATTTAGTGTCACGTACAATCATTGCGCCAACAGAGCTGCCTATTGGGGTCATTACAGCATTTATCGGTGCGCCCATTTTTGCTTATATTTTTTACAAGCAACGTAGAAAAGGGGGAGCATAA
- a CDS encoding adenosylcobinamide amidohydrolase codes for MLQVEQISGGYGATPIIKNVSFTVSKGKILGILGPNGSGKSTLLKVISGVLPTISGQILLDGKGIDAYSTKELAKKMAVLPQLHANAFSNSVRDAVSLGRYPHQSSFFASWSEQDEQAVQTAMRQTGVQQYEHAYLEYLSGGEQQRTFIAQALAQCANLLLLDEPTNHLDIAHQQQILDMIRKQALECELTVVSVFHDMNLAALYCDELLLMDKGQVKAFGKPHEVLLEAQIAEVYGARVTTYAHPELPKPQVTQLPRLKQENVFAPVMKEHFAITDSYVHFQAEAPLKVVSSAVYNAGMGWYTTFINRTVETTYHTENMKDEVESFLRAHDLVLTNTVVMLTALAAKNAVIESYADGLVLIAVTAGIDNAVDVTRAYEQEEQPHIGTINTWVIINGKLSDEAFYQAMITATEAKTRALAEQNIQDARTGTIATGTSTDSLLIAATQSGEELPYAGPITKVGKWIGRGVFDATSKAIAKYKKEG; via the coding sequence ATGCTACAAGTAGAGCAAATTTCTGGTGGCTACGGTGCGACACCGATTATTAAAAATGTTTCATTCACAGTATCTAAAGGGAAAATACTGGGGATTCTCGGACCGAATGGTAGTGGCAAATCTACATTGTTAAAGGTGATTAGCGGCGTTTTACCTACAATAAGTGGACAAATTTTACTCGATGGTAAGGGAATTGATGCCTATTCAACGAAGGAGCTTGCGAAAAAAATGGCTGTACTGCCTCAGTTACATGCTAACGCTTTTTCCAATTCTGTACGTGATGCGGTGTCGCTCGGTCGTTATCCGCATCAATCTAGTTTCTTTGCCAGTTGGTCGGAGCAAGATGAGCAGGCTGTACAAACGGCGATGCGACAAACAGGTGTGCAACAATATGAGCATGCTTATTTGGAATATTTATCGGGCGGTGAGCAGCAGCGTACTTTTATCGCACAGGCACTTGCGCAATGTGCGAATCTTTTATTGCTTGATGAGCCGACAAATCATTTAGATATTGCGCATCAGCAGCAAATATTAGATATGATTCGCAAACAAGCGTTAGAATGTGAATTAACGGTAGTATCAGTTTTTCACGATATGAACTTAGCAGCATTGTATTGTGACGAGCTTTTGTTAATGGATAAGGGGCAAGTCAAGGCATTCGGCAAGCCGCATGAGGTGTTACTAGAAGCGCAAATTGCAGAGGTCTACGGGGCAAGGGTGACTACATATGCACATCCAGAGCTACCAAAGCCTCAAGTAACGCAGCTACCAAGGCTCAAGCAGGAAAATGTATTCGCGCCGGTGATGAAGGAGCATTTCGCAATAACCGATAGCTATGTGCACTTTCAAGCGGAGGCGCCGCTAAAGGTTGTATCATCGGCAGTTTATAATGCAGGTATGGGCTGGTATACGACCTTTATTAACCGCACTGTCGAAACTACTTATCATACTGAAAATATGAAGGACGAGGTAGAGTCATTTTTAAGGGCTCATGACTTGGTGCTGACGAATACAGTGGTTATGCTTACAGCACTTGCGGCAAAAAATGCTGTAATTGAATCATATGCGGATGGACTTGTGCTCATTGCAGTCACAGCCGGCATAGACAATGCTGTAGATGTGACAAGAGCCTATGAGCAAGAGGAGCAGCCGCATATCGGAACAATCAATACATGGGTTATTATTAATGGAAAGCTATCTGATGAAGCATTCTATCAAGCGATGATTACAGCAACAGAAGCAAAAACAAGGGCATTAGCAGAGCAAAACATTCAAGATGCTCGAACAGGTACAATCGCGACAGGTACGAGTACAGATAGCCTTTTAATTGCCGCAACACAAAGCGGGGAAGAACTGCCCTATGCAGGACCTATTACAAAAGTGGGTAAATGGATTGGGCGAGGCGTTTTCGATGCGACATCGAAAGCAATTGCAAAATACAAAAAGGAAGGATGA
- a CDS encoding cob(I)yrinic acid a,c-diamide adenosyltransferase has protein sequence MKLYTKKGDTGKTSIIGRRVDKDDLRVEAYGTMDELNSIIGKAMTELEKELFQDILADLESIQHELFDGGGDLANVMKERVYKLTEAPIETMEARIDILVEEAPPLRRFILPGGSPAAATLHIARTIARRAERQTVTLMKADNDVSPVVQKYLNRLSDYLFAAARVVNVRLKVSDIEYIRSADVFK, from the coding sequence ATGAAACTGTATACAAAAAAAGGGGACACAGGTAAAACAAGCATTATTGGACGCCGAGTAGACAAGGACGATTTACGCGTAGAGGCATACGGCACAATGGATGAGCTAAATTCAATTATTGGTAAAGCGATGACGGAGCTAGAGAAAGAATTGTTCCAAGATATTTTAGCGGATTTAGAAAGCATTCAGCATGAATTATTTGATGGTGGTGGCGATTTAGCTAATGTAATGAAAGAGCGTGTTTACAAGCTAACAGAAGCACCAATCGAAACAATGGAAGCTCGCATCGACATTTTAGTTGAGGAAGCACCTCCACTGCGCCGCTTCATTTTACCTGGTGGCTCGCCTGCTGCAGCCACACTTCATATTGCCCGTACAATAGCGCGCCGAGCAGAGCGCCAAACGGTAACATTAATGAAGGCTGATAATGATGTATCACCAGTCGTACAAAAATATTTGAATCGACTTTCAGACTACTTATTCGCTGCCGCGCGAGTAGTAAACGTGAGACTAAAAGTTTCAGATATAGAATACATTCGCAGTGCAGATGTGTTTAAATAA
- a CDS encoding (Fe-S)-binding protein has protein sequence MSTLLIVNWIAFIAVVLYGVGLFAYLLKTRYEFIKLGKKEEFNQKMSDRISDIIEKVFGQSKLLKDKKMGIVHVLFFYGFLLVQLGAIDLIWKGLKPESHLPFGPLYPFFTFFQEIVALTILVAVVIAFYRRYVEKLVRLKRGLKNGLVLIFIGGLMVSTLIANGMGLIWHEHGLTGSEPVASAIAFIFGFLSPKIAAAVFYVAWWVHLLILLTFLVYVPQSKHFHLITSIFNVFLNRQERMGTLRPIDFSALEEAEDEEDMPTLGVGKIQDFTQKQLIDLYACVECGRCTNMCPATGTGKMLSPMDLIVKLRDHLTNTGAIVTKQKPWVPYQMFKNTQGNQLAMAAGAEGAVIENIYSPSLIGDVITEEEIWACTTCRNCEDQCPVMNEHVDKIIDLRRYLTMTEGKVNPDAQRAMTNIERQGNPWGLNRKEKENWRELDSSISIPTIKELKKSGEEMEYLFWVGSMGSFDNRSQKIALAFARLMNEAGVKFAILGNKEKNSGDTPRRLGNEFLFQELATANIDEFEKNDVKKIVTIDPHAYNIFKNEYKDFGWNGEVLHHTELLYDLIQQGQLVMNHKVEETIVFHDSCYLGRYNDVYDPPREILKGIAGVKLVEMERNRETGMCCGAGGGLMWMEEHVGNRINVARTEQALATDASVISSGCPYCLTMLSDGTKAKEVEDTVGTFDIAEILERAVFGDKVVEAPVEEEVEVLAEEGIPEPMTEQVEPAPIEEVASEQIDAAVEQVESTQEVESEASATEEASTEKRE, from the coding sequence ATGAGCACATTGCTAATTGTGAATTGGATAGCGTTTATCGCAGTAGTGCTGTATGGGGTTGGACTATTTGCATATTTACTAAAAACACGCTATGAATTTATTAAATTGGGGAAAAAAGAAGAATTTAATCAAAAAATGTCTGACCGAATTAGCGATATTATAGAAAAGGTATTTGGGCAGTCCAAGCTATTAAAAGATAAAAAAATGGGGATTGTACACGTACTCTTTTTCTATGGCTTTTTACTTGTTCAGCTTGGGGCAATTGATTTAATTTGGAAAGGGCTAAAGCCTGAATCGCATTTACCGTTTGGTCCGCTTTATCCGTTCTTTACATTTTTCCAAGAAATTGTGGCATTAACAATTTTAGTGGCGGTTGTTATAGCGTTTTATCGTCGTTATGTGGAGAAGCTTGTTCGCTTAAAGCGCGGCTTAAAAAATGGACTTGTGTTAATTTTCATCGGTGGTTTAATGGTCTCGACACTAATTGCCAATGGGATGGGCTTAATTTGGCATGAGCATGGTTTAACAGGCTCAGAGCCAGTAGCATCAGCTATTGCCTTTATTTTTGGTTTCTTATCACCAAAAATTGCAGCAGCTGTTTTCTATGTTGCGTGGTGGGTGCATTTACTTATTTTATTAACATTCTTAGTTTATGTACCACAATCAAAGCATTTCCATCTGATTACGAGTATTTTCAATGTTTTCTTAAACCGTCAAGAGCGTATGGGCACACTTCGTCCAATCGACTTTTCAGCGCTTGAAGAGGCAGAGGATGAAGAGGACATGCCGACGCTTGGTGTAGGGAAAATTCAAGATTTTACACAAAAACAATTAATCGACCTTTATGCATGTGTGGAATGTGGGCGCTGTACAAATATGTGTCCAGCAACAGGAACAGGAAAAATGCTGTCTCCAATGGACTTAATTGTCAAATTGCGTGACCATTTAACAAATACAGGTGCTATCGTAACGAAGCAAAAGCCATGGGTACCATACCAAATGTTCAAAAACACACAAGGTAACCAACTGGCTATGGCTGCAGGAGCAGAAGGTGCGGTTATTGAAAATATTTATAGCCCATCATTAATTGGTGATGTCATTACAGAAGAAGAAATTTGGGCTTGTACAACTTGCCGTAACTGTGAGGACCAATGTCCAGTTATGAACGAGCATGTTGACAAAATTATTGATTTACGTCGTTATTTAACGATGACAGAAGGAAAAGTAAATCCAGATGCACAGCGCGCGATGACGAATATCGAGCGTCAAGGAAATCCGTGGGGCTTAAACCGTAAAGAGAAAGAAAACTGGCGCGAGCTGGATTCGTCGATTTCGATTCCAACTATTAAGGAATTGAAAAAATCGGGCGAGGAAATGGAATATTTATTCTGGGTAGGCTCAATGGGCTCATTCGACAATCGTTCTCAAAAAATTGCATTGGCGTTTGCGCGTTTAATGAATGAGGCAGGCGTGAAATTTGCGATTTTAGGTAATAAAGAGAAAAACTCAGGTGATACACCACGTCGCTTAGGAAACGAGTTTTTATTCCAAGAGCTAGCGACAGCTAATATTGATGAATTTGAGAAAAATGATGTTAAAAAAATCGTGACAATCGATCCGCACGCTTATAATATTTTCAAAAATGAGTATAAGGACTTTGGCTGGAATGGTGAGGTATTGCACCATACAGAGCTACTATACGATTTAATTCAACAAGGTCAATTGGTTATGAATCATAAAGTAGAGGAAACAATTGTTTTCCACGATTCTTGTTACTTAGGTAGATATAATGATGTTTATGACCCACCACGTGAAATTTTAAAAGGCATTGCAGGTGTGAAGCTTGTAGAAATGGAGCGTAACCGTGAAACAGGTATGTGCTGTGGCGCTGGTGGAGGCTTAATGTGGATGGAAGAGCATGTCGGCAATCGCATTAATGTTGCCCGCACAGAGCAGGCATTAGCGACGGATGCCTCTGTTATTTCCTCTGGCTGCCCTTACTGCTTAACGATGTTATCAGATGGCACAAAAGCAAAAGAAGTAGAAGATACAGTAGGTACATTTGACATCGCAGAAATTCTAGAACGTGCCGTTTTCGGTGATAAAGTAGTGGAGGCTCCTGTAGAGGAGGAAGTTGAAGTTCTTGCTGAAGAAGGGATTCCAGAGCCAATGACTGAACAGGTTGAACCAGCTCCTATTGAGGAGGTAGCATCAGAGCAAATAGATGCAGCTGTGGAACAAGTAGAATCTACTCAAGAGGTAGAATCTGAAGCTTCTGCTACGGAGGAAGCATCGACAGAAAAAAGAGAATAG
- a CDS encoding acetyl-CoA C-acetyltransferase: protein MNRTVILDGARTAFGKFGGGLSSLQASDLGGAAIKAALERANLEPENVGEVIMGTVLQAGQGQIPSRQAATKAGIPWNVKTETVNKVCASGMRSVTLADQLIRLGDEEVIVAGGMESMSNAPYYLPKGRFGLRMGDGQLVDGMVFDGLSCAFDPQRVHMGTYGNQTADSFQITREQQDEWALRSHQLTLQAMESGKLAEEIVAIEIPQRKGEPVVVKTDEAPRASTTLEALSGLKSAFSKDGTITAGNAPGVNDGACALVCMSEERAQRENRKPLATIIGHAEVGVAPQDFPQTPGLVIQALLNKTGKTLADIDLFEINEAFAAVALVSNKIAGLDENKVNVNGGAVALGHPIGASGARIILTLAYELRRRGGGIGIAAICSGGGQGDAIMIEVGAEA from the coding sequence TTGAATAGAACAGTTATTTTAGATGGTGCACGTACGGCATTTGGTAAGTTTGGGGGAGGCTTATCGAGCTTGCAGGCGAGTGATTTAGGAGGGGCAGCTATAAAAGCTGCATTAGAAAGAGCGAATCTCGAACCTGAAAATGTTGGAGAGGTCATCATGGGAACAGTGTTGCAGGCTGGGCAAGGGCAAATTCCTTCCCGTCAAGCTGCGACGAAAGCTGGTATTCCATGGAATGTAAAAACGGAGACGGTCAATAAAGTGTGTGCATCGGGGATGCGAAGTGTGACGCTTGCAGATCAGCTAATTCGATTAGGGGACGAGGAAGTGATTGTTGCAGGTGGTATGGAGTCGATGTCGAATGCACCGTACTATTTACCAAAGGGACGCTTTGGTTTACGTATGGGAGATGGGCAGCTTGTAGATGGTATGGTATTTGACGGACTATCTTGTGCATTTGATCCACAGCGTGTACATATGGGGACATATGGTAATCAGACTGCGGATAGCTTTCAGATTACACGTGAGCAGCAGGATGAATGGGCATTACGTAGCCATCAGCTTACATTACAAGCGATGGAATCTGGTAAGCTGGCAGAGGAAATTGTAGCAATCGAAATTCCTCAGCGTAAAGGAGAGCCAGTCGTTGTGAAGACAGATGAAGCACCACGAGCTAGCACAACTTTGGAAGCGTTATCAGGATTGAAATCAGCGTTTAGCAAGGATGGTACGATTACAGCGGGGAATGCACCAGGAGTGAACGATGGAGCTTGTGCATTAGTATGTATGAGTGAGGAGCGAGCGCAACGTGAAAATCGCAAGCCGCTTGCGACGATTATCGGACATGCGGAGGTTGGTGTAGCGCCACAGGATTTTCCGCAAACGCCAGGGCTTGTCATTCAAGCATTACTCAATAAAACAGGGAAGACATTAGCTGATATTGATTTATTTGAAATTAACGAGGCGTTCGCAGCAGTTGCACTCGTTAGCAATAAAATAGCTGGCTTAGATGAAAATAAAGTAAATGTAAATGGTGGTGCGGTTGCGCTTGGTCATCCAATAGGTGCAAGCGGTGCACGTATTATTTTAACTTTAGCTTATGAATTACGCCGTCGCGGTGGCGGTATCGGCATCGCAGCTATTTGTTCAGGTGGCGGTCAAGGGGATGCAATTATGATTGAAGTGGGGGCAGAAGCATGA
- a CDS encoding 3-hydroxybutyryl-CoA dehydrogenase, with the protein MIQKVMVIGAGQMGSGIAQVCAQAGYTVLLNDIKQEFFERGIGVITKNLTRDVEKGRKTEEEKQEILARITMSLDLQDASNVDIVIEAAVENMEIKQSIFKQLDTIAPKHAILATNTSSLPITEIAAVTTRPEQVIGMHFMNPVPVMKLVEIIRGLATADEVYKAVEEMTVKLAKTPVEVNDFPGFISNRILMPMINEAIYALYEGVATKEAIDDVMKLGMNHPMGPLTLADFIGLDTCLYIMEILHDGFGDSKYRPCPLLRKYVAAGWLGKKSGRGFYVYD; encoded by the coding sequence ATGATTCAAAAGGTAATGGTAATTGGCGCAGGACAAATGGGCTCAGGAATTGCGCAAGTTTGTGCACAGGCTGGCTATACAGTTTTGCTAAATGATATTAAGCAGGAATTTTTTGAACGAGGCATAGGGGTAATTACAAAAAATTTAACGCGTGATGTAGAAAAGGGACGTAAAACAGAGGAAGAAAAGCAAGAAATTCTAGCGCGTATTACGATGTCGTTAGATTTACAGGATGCAAGTAATGTGGATATCGTTATTGAAGCAGCAGTGGAAAATATGGAAATAAAACAATCAATTTTCAAACAGCTTGATACGATTGCGCCAAAGCATGCGATTTTAGCGACGAATACATCGAGCTTACCAATAACAGAAATTGCTGCTGTAACAACTCGACCAGAGCAAGTGATTGGTATGCATTTTATGAATCCGGTGCCTGTAATGAAGCTGGTAGAAATTATTCGCGGCTTGGCAACTGCTGATGAAGTTTATAAAGCAGTAGAGGAGATGACAGTCAAGTTAGCGAAAACCCCTGTAGAAGTAAATGACTTCCCAGGCTTTATTTCGAACCGTATTTTAATGCCGATGATTAATGAAGCAATTTATGCACTTTATGAAGGTGTTGCGACAAAGGAAGCCATTGATGATGTGATGAAGCTCGGCATGAATCACCCAATGGGGCCGTTAACATTGGCAGACTTTATTGGCTTAGACACATGTCTATACATTATGGAAATTTTACATGATGGCTTTGGTGATAGTAAGTATCGCCCTTGCCCATTGTTACGCAAATACGTAGCAGCAGGCTGGTTAGGTAAGAAATCAGGGCGCGGCTTTTACGTATACGACTAG